In Lacrimispora indolis DSM 755, a genomic segment contains:
- a CDS encoding BglG family transcription antiterminator, translating into MQIIEKRAFNLLQYLLNDRNFSVSKAMDLLGCSKRQIEYDVSKINELLKENEIELIRLSKGKFLINKETINKISGLNLPRQKFAVNGENKIWIICIQIFCTREPLGLNHFIINLQSSKNTVLNDLRKIAKIGRQYKVELKYSRKSGYYFEGEPVKIRSLVLLAIINLKDNFLCKKLISLAVSDPSYDVVFEETKAKAESLIKEFNLPIMKEYLIQVIYFISLLPYHCQSITYLPVHIHETTWNQLPLYAAVTAFYESLTFHLPEEEADYLFVLLLSTVLGDKMYFHLYNQESVFLQELCQSLINRFEVITGTVVQKKAGISENMLMHLRLAYFRLKYGIPVVNPALKQVKKEFGEVFDICRLVLEPFGDYLDCFIPDDEIAYIALHFMTVMDLPDQDKIRKRAIIVCQNGLASSVMMKNQLIKIFPEIHFADTCNAEEFKEVPPETYDMVFSTTEGIDVPEEKHMFVSSPILTVEERFIISEAVYSSVFGIKSEAGMTVHSILEIVEKYAVIHDRKGLSGDLKDLLQKQYKKEKVGKEGLPVIKDLLTKETIQFASSVNSWEEAIWLGAKPLLENGSITKDYINAMIGNVKGFGPYIVICPYVAIPHAQNQAGVHKLGMSFLKLEKEVCVLDNPQKPVKVFITLAAIDNHTHLRALAQLSNILTNEDTREQLLACSSVEDVMELIDMEEE; encoded by the coding sequence ATGCAAATTATTGAAAAGCGCGCGTTCAATTTGCTGCAGTATTTGCTGAATGACAGGAATTTTTCCGTAAGCAAGGCCATGGATCTGCTGGGGTGTTCAAAAAGGCAGATTGAATATGATGTAAGCAAAATCAATGAACTGCTGAAAGAAAATGAGATTGAATTGATCAGACTGTCAAAAGGCAAGTTTCTGATTAATAAGGAAACCATCAACAAAATATCCGGATTAAACCTGCCCCGGCAGAAATTTGCTGTTAATGGGGAAAACAAAATATGGATCATCTGTATCCAGATCTTTTGCACAAGGGAACCCCTGGGGCTGAATCATTTTATTATTAATCTGCAGTCAAGCAAGAATACCGTTTTAAATGATTTAAGAAAGATTGCAAAGATCGGCAGGCAGTATAAGGTGGAATTGAAATACTCAAGAAAATCGGGTTATTACTTTGAAGGGGAGCCGGTTAAGATCCGTTCTCTGGTATTGCTTGCAATTATTAACCTGAAGGACAATTTTTTATGTAAAAAGTTAATTTCACTGGCTGTTTCGGATCCTTCCTATGATGTGGTATTTGAGGAGACAAAAGCTAAGGCAGAGTCGTTGATTAAGGAATTTAATCTGCCGATCATGAAGGAATATCTGATCCAGGTGATATATTTTATCAGCTTGCTCCCTTATCACTGCCAATCCATTACATACTTGCCTGTCCATATACATGAAACCACGTGGAATCAACTCCCCCTTTATGCAGCTGTAACAGCTTTTTATGAATCACTGACCTTTCATCTGCCCGAAGAAGAGGCTGACTATTTATTTGTCCTTTTGTTAAGCACGGTTTTAGGGGATAAAATGTATTTCCACCTTTACAACCAGGAGAGTGTGTTTTTGCAGGAGCTGTGCCAAAGTCTGATTAACCGGTTTGAAGTCATTACCGGAACTGTGGTACAAAAGAAGGCGGGCATATCGGAAAATATGCTGATGCATCTGCGTTTGGCCTATTTTCGGTTAAAGTACGGGATACCGGTGGTGAATCCGGCATTGAAGCAGGTTAAAAAAGAGTTTGGAGAGGTGTTTGACATATGCAGGCTCGTGCTAGAACCCTTTGGAGACTACTTAGACTGCTTCATTCCTGATGATGAGATTGCCTATATTGCTTTGCATTTCATGACGGTAATGGATCTTCCGGATCAGGATAAGATCAGAAAAAGAGCCATTATCGTATGCCAGAACGGACTTGCAAGCTCTGTGATGATGAAAAACCAGTTAATAAAGATATTTCCTGAAATACATTTCGCGGACACTTGTAATGCAGAAGAGTTTAAAGAGGTTCCCCCGGAAACCTATGATATGGTTTTTTCCACTACGGAAGGAATCGATGTGCCGGAAGAGAAGCATATGTTCGTATCCTCCCCCATCTTAACGGTAGAAGAACGGTTTATTATCAGTGAAGCGGTATATTCTTCTGTATTTGGAATCAAGTCAGAGGCCGGTATGACCGTACATTCAATCCTGGAAATTGTGGAAAAATACGCGGTGATCCATGACCGGAAGGGGTTAAGCGGTGACTTAAAGGACCTTCTGCAAAAACAATATAAAAAAGAAAAAGTCGGAAAGGAAGGATTACCTGTGATAAAAGACCTTCTTACGAAGGAAACCATACAATTTGCTTCCAGTGTAAACAGTTGGGAGGAAGCAATCTGGCTGGGGGCAAAGCCTTTATTGGAGAATGGTTCCATAACAAAAGATTACATCAATGCAATGATCGGCAATGTGAAGGGCTTTGGTCCCTATATCGTAATATGTCCCTATGTAGCGATCCCTCATGCTCAGAATCAGGCAGGGGTCCATAAGCTGGGAATGAGTTTTTTAAAGCTGGAAAAAGAGGTCTGCGTGCTGGATAATCCCCAGAAGCCGGTGAAGGTCTTCATTACCCTGGCGGCCATTGATAATCACACACATTTAAGAGCCCTTGCCCAATTATCTAATATTTTGACCAATGAAGATACCAGGGAACAATTATTAGCCTGCAGTTCCGTAGAGGATGTGATGGAACTGATCGATATGGAAGAAGAATAA
- a CDS encoding PTS sugar transporter subunit IIB: MKILAVCGSGLGSSFMVEMNIKNVLKEIGAAGIEVDHSDLGGAAPGAADIFIAGRDIAMGMTHLKGVVELENLLDKKELKEKLEEALKKRNVI, encoded by the coding sequence ATGAAGATATTGGCGGTGTGCGGTTCAGGACTTGGAAGCAGCTTTATGGTGGAGATGAATATTAAAAATGTTTTAAAGGAGATCGGGGCAGCAGGGATCGAGGTGGATCACAGTGATTTGGGAGGTGCCGCGCCGGGAGCAGCGGACATCTTTATTGCCGGAAGAGATATTGCAATGGGGATGACCCATTTAAAAGGAGTGGTGGAGCTGGAAAACCTGCTGGATAAAAAAGAACTGAAGGAAAAATTGGAAGAGGCGTTAAAGAAACGGAATGTAATCTGA
- a CDS encoding PTS ascorbate transporter subunit IIC, whose protein sequence is MAVLKIIQEILSTPAVLVALIAFIGLLLQKKPAADTIRGTIKSFLGFIVLSAGADVIVASLAPFGGMFQEAFHTAGVVPNNEAIIAVALKEYGQVTALIMFFGMFANIIIARITRFKYVFLTGHHTLYMACMIGVILITIGMSTAMTVVVGAVALGIVMVLFPALAQPTMKKITKTDDVAFGHFSTIGYWSSAMIGKLVGKNSKSTEEIEFPKSLAFLRDSSVSISLTMVLFYVILALFCGPDYIKENWSDGKNYMMFSITKGIQFAAGVVIILQGVRLILAEIVPAFKGISEKLIPNAKPALDCPIVYTFAPNAVLIGFFSSFAGGIVGMAILVLTGGIIILPGVVPHFFCGATAGVFGNANGGVKGAVFGSFINGLMLTFAPLLLMPLLGDLGYQGTTFSDLDFIASGFLMGKAGQLGPMAATIFVFGVLAVMIAVSVVKPDKKDPK, encoded by the coding sequence ATGGCTGTTTTAAAAATCATACAGGAAATTCTTTCAACCCCTGCAGTGTTAGTGGCATTAATTGCATTCATTGGTTTGCTGCTGCAAAAGAAACCGGCGGCAGATACCATCAGGGGAACCATAAAATCATTTCTCGGTTTTATCGTGTTATCGGCGGGAGCAGATGTGATCGTCGCATCCTTGGCTCCCTTTGGAGGAATGTTTCAGGAGGCATTTCATACGGCAGGGGTTGTGCCCAATAACGAGGCCATTATAGCGGTGGCGTTAAAGGAGTACGGCCAGGTCACTGCCCTGATTATGTTTTTCGGAATGTTTGCCAACATTATCATTGCCCGTATTACCAGGTTTAAATATGTATTCCTTACAGGGCACCATACCCTTTACATGGCTTGTATGATCGGCGTTATCTTAATTACCATCGGCATGTCTACGGCTATGACCGTAGTGGTGGGCGCGGTTGCCCTTGGAATTGTGATGGTGTTGTTCCCTGCCCTGGCGCAGCCGACCATGAAAAAGATAACCAAAACCGATGATGTGGCCTTTGGCCATTTCAGCACAATCGGATATTGGTCTTCTGCAATGATCGGTAAATTAGTGGGGAAAAATTCAAAGTCAACAGAGGAGATTGAATTCCCCAAATCCCTTGCATTTTTAAGGGACAGTTCCGTTTCCATTTCCCTGACAATGGTTCTTTTCTATGTGATTCTTGCACTCTTTTGCGGACCGGACTACATAAAGGAAAACTGGTCAGACGGAAAGAATTATATGATGTTTTCCATTACAAAGGGAATTCAGTTTGCGGCAGGTGTGGTGATTATATTACAGGGAGTCCGCCTGATCCTTGCAGAAATCGTGCCGGCCTTTAAAGGCATCTCAGAAAAACTGATTCCCAATGCAAAGCCGGCACTGGACTGCCCGATCGTTTATACCTTTGCGCCAAATGCCGTGTTGATTGGTTTCTTTTCCAGTTTTGCAGGCGGGATCGTGGGTATGGCAATTCTGGTTCTCACCGGCGGAATCATCATATTGCCGGGAGTTGTGCCTCATTTCTTCTGCGGCGCCACGGCGGGAGTCTTCGGCAATGCCAACGGAGGGGTAAAAGGAGCTGTATTCGGTTCCTTTATAAACGGTTTGATGCTGACCTTTGCACCGCTTTTATTAATGCCTCTCCTGGGCGATCTGGGTTACCAGGGAACAACCTTCTCTGATCTGGATTTTATAGCTTCCGGATTCTTAATGGGAAAGGCAGGACAATTAGGGCCTATGGCAGCTACCATATTCGTATTTGGAGTGCTGGCAGTCATGATTGCTGTCTCAGTTGTAAAGCCTGACAAGAAAGATCCGAAATAG
- a CDS encoding transketolase, producing the protein MEYEELKLTANDIRKGIIDAVYHAGCGHPGGSLSAAEILTCLFFKELNIDENDPGKEDRDRFVLSKGHVTPGYYAALARRGFFPAAELSTFRKIGSRLQGHPDMKKTPGVDMSSGSLGQGVSVAAGMALSGKLSSKDYRVYALAGDGEIQEGQVWEAAMFAAHRKLDNLTVIVDNNNLQIDGTVEEICSPYPIDKKFEAFGFHAITVDGHSFEELERALLTARETKGKPTVIIAKTVKGKGISFMENNLSWHSGALNEEQYQLAMGELERERKLLCQRS; encoded by the coding sequence ATGGAATATGAGGAGCTGAAATTAACAGCCAATGATATACGCAAAGGAATCATAGATGCCGTATATCATGCTGGCTGCGGGCATCCGGGTGGGTCTTTATCCGCAGCAGAAATACTGACCTGCTTATTTTTTAAAGAATTGAATATTGATGAAAATGATCCGGGAAAAGAAGACCGTGACCGGTTTGTCTTATCAAAGGGTCATGTAACACCGGGATATTATGCGGCTTTGGCCCGGCGGGGCTTTTTCCCTGCGGCCGAACTGTCGACTTTCCGGAAAATAGGTTCCAGGCTGCAGGGGCATCCGGATATGAAGAAAACACCTGGTGTGGATATGTCCAGCGGCTCCCTGGGACAGGGAGTCTCAGTTGCAGCGGGAATGGCATTGTCAGGAAAGCTTTCTTCGAAAGACTACCGTGTTTATGCTTTGGCAGGAGACGGGGAAATACAGGAAGGGCAGGTATGGGAAGCTGCCATGTTTGCAGCCCACAGGAAATTAGACAATCTGACAGTGATCGTGGATAATAACAATCTTCAGATTGACGGTACCGTTGAAGAAATCTGCTCTCCTTATCCTATTGATAAGAAGTTTGAGGCCTTTGGCTTTCATGCCATCACTGTTGATGGCCATAGCTTTGAGGAGCTGGAAAGGGCTCTCTTGACGGCCAGGGAGACAAAAGGAAAACCAACGGTGATTATTGCAAAAACAGTAAAAGGGAAAGGGATCTCATTTATGGAAAATAATCTGTCATGGCACAGCGGTGCACTGAATGAGGAGCAGTATCAGCTTGCCATGGGAGAACTGGAAAGGGAAAGGAAACTTTTATGTCAGAGATCATAA
- a CDS encoding transketolase family protein, whose amino-acid sequence MSEIIKKAARDSYGEALADLGRIHEDLYVLDADLASATKTALFKKAFPDRHIDCGIAECNMMGVAAGLSLTGKIPFASSFAMFAAGRAFEQIRNSIGYPGLNVKIGATHGGISVGEDGATHQCNEDFALMRAIPGMVVLCPSDDVETKAAVKAAYERKGPVYLRFGRVPVPFINQREDCHFEIGKGVILKEGTDITVIANGILVNEALEAEKILAEKGLQAQIINIHTIKPLDKDLVIQSAKKTGKIVVVEEHSIIGGLGSAVCDALSENYPVPVLKIGVNDVYGRSGSAMELLRAYELDSESLARRILDFYHR is encoded by the coding sequence ATGTCAGAGATCATAAAAAAAGCGGCCAGGGACAGCTATGGAGAAGCGCTGGCAGATTTAGGCCGTATCCATGAAGATTTATATGTATTGGACGCAGATCTGGCTTCGGCCACAAAGACCGCTCTTTTTAAAAAGGCTTTTCCAGACAGGCATATTGACTGCGGGATTGCGGAGTGCAATATGATGGGAGTTGCGGCAGGATTGTCCTTAACCGGTAAAATTCCCTTTGCCAGTTCCTTTGCCATGTTTGCGGCAGGCCGTGCTTTTGAGCAGATACGCAATTCCATTGGATACCCTGGACTGAATGTAAAAATAGGAGCCACTCACGGCGGGATATCCGTTGGAGAGGATGGGGCCACTCATCAGTGCAATGAGGATTTTGCACTGATGAGAGCTATACCTGGAATGGTTGTTTTATGTCCTTCTGATGATGTGGAAACAAAAGCGGCGGTAAAAGCAGCATATGAACGGAAAGGGCCTGTTTATTTAAGATTTGGAAGAGTCCCTGTTCCTTTCATTAATCAGAGGGAGGACTGTCATTTTGAAATTGGGAAAGGGGTAATTTTAAAGGAGGGGACGGATATTACTGTTATTGCAAATGGAATTCTGGTAAATGAAGCGCTGGAGGCGGAGAAAATATTGGCGGAAAAAGGGCTTCAGGCACAAATCATAAATATCCACACCATTAAGCCTTTGGATAAGGATCTGGTGATCCAGTCGGCAAAAAAGACGGGGAAAATAGTGGTGGTGGAGGAACATTCCATTATCGGCGGATTGGGAAGCGCAGTGTGTGATGCTCTGTCTGAAAATTATCCCGTCCCTGTTTTAAAAATAGGTGTCAATGATGTCTACGGAAGATCAGGCTCTGCAATGGAACTGCTAAGAGCTTATGAACTGGATTCAGAAAGCCTGGCAAGGCGTATTTTAGATTTTTATCATCGATGA